The Streptomyces sp. NBC_00454 DNA segment GGAAGGAGCTGCGGACGGCGGGGTCGTCGCCCGCGTAGAGGTGTTGGAGGTCCTGGACGTCCTGGTTGGAGAGGACGTAGCCGGTGGCGTTCTCGGTGCGGGAGGGGTAGTCGTCGACGAAGTCGGTGGCGGGGTAGACCAGGAGCTGGGCGGCGAGCGGCCGGCCTTCGTCGCGGAAGGCGAGGGCGACGACGGCGGCCAGGTTGCCTCCGGCGCTGTCGCCGGCCACGGCGAGGCGGTCGCGGCGGGCGCCGTAGTCCTCGATGTGGGCGGCGACGTGGTGGGCGGCGGCGAGGCAGTCGTCGTGGGCGGCGGGGAAGGGGTGCTCGGGGATCAGGCGGTAGTCGACGGCCACGACCACGGCGTTCACGTCGCGGCACATCCGCCGGGTGACGGCGTCGTGGGTGTCGAGGTCGCCGGTGAGCCAGCCTCCGCCGTGGAAGAAGACCACCGTGGGAACGGGTCCGCCGCCTTCGGGCCGGTAGACGCGTACGGGGATCGGCCCGGCGGGTCCGGGGACGGCGGTGTTCTCCACCGAGCCGACCTCGATCGGCTCCGGCAGTACGACGCCGGCGCCCAGCCGACGGCTGACCTCGCGCAGTACCTCGGGGTCGGTGTCGATGATCCGGGGGGTGGGGTGGGCGTTGACCTGGTCGAGTACGGCGGCGATGGACGGGTCTACGGGCACGGGAGGCACCTTTCTTCGGCCTTCTTCGGCTTTCTTCGGCGGGACGCGCCCGGGGCGCGCGGGGGAGTGGCGGTTCGGGTCTCTGCCTCGCATCGTGCGGTCGCGGTGCGCGGGCCGCTACTGGAGGGTGCGGGCGAGCGGGATCAGGGGGTCAGGGGCGCAGGATCAGCCGGATCGGGTCGCCCTCCTTGGTGCGCAGGCGCTGGACGGCCTCGGCCGCTTCGGCGAGCGGCAGCACGTCGGAGACGGACCGGGAGAAGTCCAGCCGGCCGCCTTCGGCCAGGGCGATCAGCTGCGGGACGGCCTGGTCCTCGGAGCCGTAGTGGCCCAGGATCCGGTGTTGCAGATAGCTGAAGAGGGTGCCGTTGGTGATGGTCAGCGGCTTGATGGTCAGCCCGACCAGGACCAGCTGTCCCTGGGGCGCGAGGACGGTCAGGGCCTGCTCGCGCACGGCGGAGGCGCCGGCGAAATCGAAGGCGACCTCCAGTGCCCGGTAGCCGGTGGCCTCCAGGATCCGCACGCGCAGCCGGGGGTCGGCCGGGTCCAGGGCCAGGTCGGCCCCGAAGTCCAGGGCCCTCCGGCGGGCGGCCGGCGAAGGGTCGACGGCGATGATCGGATGGGCCCCGACCGCGCGCAGCAGCTGGACGGCGTGGGCGCCGAGCCCGCCGACGCCCCAGACGCCGACGGCCTGGGCCGGGCGGACCCCGGCGGTGGTGGTGACGGCACCCCAGGGGGTGGAGACCGCGTCCGGGATGATCGCTCCCTGCTCGAAGGGGATCGAGTCGGGCAGTGCGAACAGCGTGCCGACACTGGCTCGCGCGTACTCGGCCCAGCCGCCGTCGTAGTCGACGCCCCGG contains these protein-coding regions:
- a CDS encoding alpha/beta hydrolase fold domain-containing protein → MPVDPSIAAVLDQVNAHPTPRIIDTDPEVLREVSRRLGAGVVLPEPIEVGSVENTAVPGPAGPIPVRVYRPEGGGPVPTVVFFHGGGWLTGDLDTHDAVTRRMCRDVNAVVVAVDYRLIPEHPFPAAHDDCLAAAHHVAAHIEDYGARRDRLAVAGDSAGGNLAAVVALAFRDEGRPLAAQLLVYPATDFVDDYPSRTENATGYVLSNQDVQDLQHLYAGDDPAVRSSFRISPLRAEKFTGLAPAVIGTAQYDPLRDEGNAYAEALEHAGVDVFARTYDGLIHAFLNLFAVSPAADAAVTELYAQLKERLS
- a CDS encoding zinc-binding dehydrogenase, which gives rise to MALMRAARLHIPSRTLTVQEVPRPVPGPGQVLVKVAAAGVCLSDVHLIDGALTPAHLHGDTVTLGHEVAGTVAALGPEVTGWTVGQRVVLQAGEVRGDRLLTRGVDYDGGWAEYARASVGTLFALPDSIPFEQGAIIPDAVSTPWGAVTTTAGVRPAQAVGVWGVGGLGAHAVQLLRAVGAHPIIAVDPSPAARRRALDFGADLALDPADPRLRVRILEATGYRALEVAFDFAGASAVREQALTVLAPQGQLVLVGLTIKPLTITNGTLFSYLQHRILGHYGSEDQAVPQLIALAEGGRLDFSRSVSDVLPLAEAAEAVQRLRTKEGDPIRLILRP